One region of Vibrio pelagius genomic DNA includes:
- a CDS encoding phosphoadenosine phosphosulfate reductase family protein, whose protein sequence is MIDPNKKQLHVLGLSGGKDSAALAIYMRDKHPEVDLTYYFTDTGKELPEVIEFVNRLEGYIGKKIIDPYEEICTSNREKKDFDYWLKEHNDYLPSPQARWCTIQMKLVPFEKWIQKYLDEGYQVITYVGIRADEPYREGYQATSNRDIVTVMPFRDDGIDLAGVKDILQQADLFADTEEARNNPKSAQAQGLPGYYDWRSRSGCTFCFYQRKIEWVRLRERHPEAFEEAKNYEKRAEDDEGNGTFYWLGKDTPLSTLEDPKRIARIKSEHDKKRERFLKRKRINVLQVDVSDVDRDFMDEIYDEQEGGGACVACYK, encoded by the coding sequence ATGATAGACCCCAATAAGAAACAACTCCATGTACTCGGGTTATCAGGCGGTAAAGATAGCGCTGCGTTAGCTATTTACATGCGTGACAAGCACCCGGAAGTTGATTTGACTTATTACTTTACTGATACCGGTAAGGAATTACCTGAGGTGATTGAGTTTGTAAATCGATTAGAGGGCTATATAGGTAAGAAAATCATAGATCCCTACGAGGAGATTTGCACGTCAAACCGAGAGAAAAAGGACTTTGATTACTGGTTGAAAGAGCACAATGACTATCTGCCTTCACCACAAGCTCGTTGGTGCACTATACAAATGAAGCTCGTTCCATTTGAGAAGTGGATTCAAAAGTATTTAGATGAAGGTTATCAAGTAATTACATATGTTGGCATCAGAGCCGATGAGCCTTATCGCGAAGGGTACCAGGCAACAAGTAATCGTGACATTGTTACTGTAATGCCGTTTCGGGATGATGGTATTGATTTGGCGGGCGTCAAAGATATTTTACAGCAAGCAGATTTGTTCGCTGATACGGAAGAAGCTCGAAATAACCCCAAGAGTGCCCAAGCTCAAGGGTTGCCTGGATATTATGATTGGAGGTCGCGTAGTGGCTGTACATTCTGTTTCTATCAAAGAAAAATCGAATGGGTTCGCCTGCGAGAGCGTCATCCAGAGGCATTCGAAGAAGCCAAAAATTACGAGAAGAGGGCTGAGGATGACGAGGGTAATGGCACATTCTATTGGCTAGGAAAAGATACTCCTTTATCCACACTCGAGGATCCGAAGCGAATTGCTCGTATAAAATCTGAGCATGATAAGAAACGTGAGCGCTTTTTAAAACGCAAACGAATCAATGTCCTGCAAGTCGATGTAAGTGATGTGGACCGAGATTTTATGGATGAAATTTACGATGAGCAGGAAGGCGGCGGTGCTTGTGTAGCCTGTTATAAATAA
- a CDS encoding DNA phosphorothioation-associated putative methyltransferase, giving the protein MNEELFAELVAQIKVGKQLPDAVYLHRDAFNALPNILTQFIPAVAKAVSLEDDNWNLVKLFKKEFRLSLLNYPDFYSDSYPALKQSLNVDLSKLSHKIMSYEGSDNPPILHRKETMILPDSEYFEHFTSLTQEGENAGLYENSRLIGFKRSWENLIARHGYELVDGRLFRSSAISQVEDAGIDRHKTALVRHELSAPMKTLVKHGYLEGSYSIFDYGCGRGDDLRELEAHGLDVLGWDPTFQPDNDKVNSSIVNLGFVLNVIEDQDERLEALLGAWELADKFLVVSVMLANENYIAQFKSYKDGVITSRNTFQKYYAQSEIRAYIERSLQEDAITVAPGIFYIFKDKLEEQQYLQSKYKRHHKWQQLTSPEPIEAKDKAKLLITQHQDLFNSFWNTCLELGRIPANDEFEHSDKIRELIGSHKKVFNLLQEMFDTQEFEQAEKSRKEDLLLYFAMGLFEKRKPYTQLPEPLKRDIKALFDDYKTAINLAAELLFAIADTDLIQQQCEKAHTQLPASLLNEGHSLILHRDFIDDLPLLLRVYVGAGLQMYGELDEEIDLIKIHITSGKLTLTAYDDFEKSVPFLVERIKIKMAEQDIDFFDYVNEERRPPLLNKHLLLTNEHTDFTKQHSFDKRLAKLLDVAWDQDVILHRAELEESLIKHNKKIKGFRFVNY; this is encoded by the coding sequence ATGAACGAAGAACTGTTTGCCGAGTTGGTGGCACAAATCAAAGTGGGGAAACAATTGCCGGATGCCGTTTACCTTCACAGAGACGCCTTTAATGCCCTTCCGAACATTCTCACTCAATTCATTCCTGCCGTGGCAAAAGCCGTTAGCTTAGAAGACGACAACTGGAACCTAGTAAAACTGTTCAAGAAAGAATTCCGCTTATCCCTGCTTAACTACCCTGACTTTTACTCCGATTCCTACCCTGCTTTAAAACAGAGTTTGAATGTCGACCTCTCTAAACTCAGTCATAAAATCATGAGCTACGAAGGCTCCGATAACCCTCCGATTTTGCACCGCAAAGAGACCATGATTCTGCCCGACAGTGAATACTTCGAGCACTTCACCTCTTTAACACAAGAAGGTGAAAATGCAGGGCTGTACGAGAACAGTCGCTTGATCGGATTTAAGCGCTCATGGGAGAACTTGATTGCACGCCATGGCTACGAGCTTGTCGATGGCCGCCTGTTTCGTAGCTCTGCAATCTCGCAAGTAGAAGATGCAGGCATAGACAGACACAAAACTGCATTAGTGCGACATGAGTTATCTGCACCGATGAAAACATTGGTAAAGCATGGTTACTTGGAAGGCTCCTACTCTATTTTCGACTACGGTTGCGGCCGAGGCGACGACTTAAGAGAGCTTGAAGCGCATGGTTTAGATGTGCTTGGTTGGGACCCGACCTTTCAACCGGATAACGACAAGGTTAATTCCAGCATCGTTAACTTAGGCTTTGTACTCAACGTTATTGAAGATCAAGATGAACGGTTGGAGGCTTTACTAGGTGCTTGGGAGTTAGCCGACAAATTCCTGGTGGTGTCTGTGATGCTGGCAAACGAGAACTACATTGCGCAGTTCAAATCCTATAAAGATGGGGTAATAACCTCTCGTAACACCTTTCAAAAGTACTATGCGCAATCTGAAATAAGAGCATACATAGAAAGAAGCCTTCAGGAAGACGCCATTACTGTCGCACCCGGTATTTTCTATATATTCAAAGACAAGCTCGAAGAACAGCAATACCTACAGAGTAAATACAAACGACACCACAAGTGGCAACAACTGACTTCACCAGAACCTATCGAGGCAAAAGATAAAGCCAAGCTGCTTATCACTCAGCATCAAGATTTGTTCAACAGTTTTTGGAACACCTGTTTAGAACTAGGCCGTATTCCTGCCAACGACGAATTTGAACACTCCGACAAAATCCGAGAGCTCATCGGCTCACACAAAAAAGTGTTCAACTTGCTGCAAGAGATGTTCGATACTCAAGAGTTTGAGCAAGCAGAAAAGAGTAGAAAAGAAGACCTGCTGCTGTACTTTGCGATGGGTCTGTTTGAGAAAAGAAAGCCGTACACGCAGCTGCCAGAGCCACTAAAGCGCGATATCAAAGCGCTGTTTGATGACTATAAAACTGCCATTAACCTGGCCGCTGAGCTGCTGTTCGCGATTGCCGACACCGACTTAATCCAGCAACAGTGTGAAAAAGCCCATACCCAGTTACCAGCCAGCCTTCTCAACGAAGGACATTCGTTGATTCTACACCGAGATTTTATTGATGATTTACCATTACTGCTGCGAGTCTACGTAGGCGCGGGGCTACAAATGTATGGTGAGCTAGATGAAGAGATAGACCTTATCAAAATTCATATCACATCAGGTAAGCTGACTCTCACCGCCTATGACGACTTTGAAAAGTCAGTTCCTTTCTTAGTCGAGCGCATAAAAATCAAGATGGCCGAGCAAGACATCGATTTCTTCGATTATGTAAACGAAGAGCGCAGGCCACCACTACTGAATAAGCACCTTCTTCTTACTAATGAGCATACGGATTTCACCAAGCAGCATAGCTTCGATAAACGGCTCGCTAAATTATTAGACGTTGCATGGGATCAAGACGTGATTCTGCATAGAGCAGAACTAGAAGAAAGCCTTATTAAGCATAATAAGAAAATAAAAGGCTTTCGTTTCGTTAACTATTAA
- a CDS encoding cysteine desulfurase family protein has protein sequence MNNYFDYAASTPVSNAVKVAMQPWQDENFANPSSAHIDGESASKAIQEAREIIADKIGAMPSEIIFTSGASESNNLAIKGIAFQHLESKGHIITSSIEHKCVLSTCAFLEAIGFEVSYIEPNEHGLIDISAVEKSLKPNTLLISIHHVNNELGTVQPIEEIGELAFEHGIPFHTDAAQSFCKLDIDVDDMNIEMLSLSGHKIYGPKGVGVLYVRDARYSDLVPLIHGGGQELGIRGGTSPTPLIVGLGEAVGSFPIRPSVQQLEFENLIQSYQFTRNGGDRAVPTTWNVTFSDDNEVKRFTKTHNWSISQGSACNAISNVPSHVLSAIGLSEEEARRTYRISLPPYYINS, from the coding sequence ATGAATAACTACTTCGATTATGCAGCTTCAACCCCAGTATCAAACGCCGTGAAAGTAGCAATGCAGCCATGGCAAGACGAAAACTTTGCAAATCCTTCATCAGCACATATCGATGGTGAGAGTGCGAGTAAAGCGATACAAGAGGCAAGGGAAATCATTGCTGATAAAATTGGAGCCATGCCTAGTGAAATCATCTTCACCAGCGGCGCTAGTGAGTCAAATAATTTGGCAATCAAAGGAATAGCGTTTCAACATTTGGAGTCGAAAGGCCACATCATTACCTCGTCTATCGAACATAAATGTGTCCTGAGTACTTGTGCCTTTCTTGAGGCGATAGGTTTTGAAGTTAGCTATATTGAGCCAAATGAGCACGGATTGATTGACATTAGTGCCGTCGAAAAATCACTAAAACCTAATACATTGCTGATCTCTATCCATCATGTAAACAATGAACTTGGGACAGTCCAGCCGATTGAAGAAATTGGTGAGCTCGCCTTTGAACATGGAATCCCATTTCATACCGATGCGGCTCAAAGCTTCTGTAAACTCGATATCGACGTTGATGATATGAATATTGAGATGCTGTCATTATCAGGTCATAAAATATATGGCCCTAAAGGGGTTGGTGTTTTATATGTCCGTGATGCCCGCTACTCTGATCTCGTACCATTGATCCATGGTGGTGGACAAGAGCTCGGTATTCGTGGAGGTACTTCACCGACACCATTAATTGTTGGTTTAGGGGAAGCAGTAGGTTCGTTTCCTATTAGGCCTAGTGTGCAACAGCTTGAATTCGAAAATTTAATTCAATCTTATCAGTTCACTCGTAATGGTGGGGATAGAGCCGTCCCTACTACATGGAATGTAACTTTTTCTGATGATAATGAAGTGAAACGTTTTACAAAAACGCATAATTGGTCTATTTCACAAGGTTCAGCCTGTAATGCGATATCTAATGTCCCTTCACACGTTTTATCCGCTATCGGGTTATCTGAAGAAGAGGCAAGGCGGACTTATCGTATCAGCTTACCTCCTTATTATATTAATAGTTAA
- a CDS encoding FtsK/SpoIIIE domain-containing protein: MRSLAKYFYEIVKKEYRDWCESNKGSGIPGRFVLKEFDANLVEEIINNINSNHDFPIKPLGSDDGFIVVVEKHEQYQNVEIDKHSFSEMAHERNREGNFFCLMLMAEIKPTMEQVRGIDQSTVFEQTEITKWVELAKRQHTEQAFFIDEYVAELSKFVSELTNSKWNARPFIEIDKINAFIDGVIEETIRDGKFYYALGKSCVHLGGINRLEEFLPLKNSGGSYRRIFRSIVTKTLFKDINFWRAINKDKEVELSEIKNNIDTIKQSGNDYDEFCIDILKYFTAFYQEDRKLTVAQKQELQKLYDCSFPYPSVLQVKSAKPKFLLGAETQVFLADNDIDLEEEYIELLGLVDNSPSQKPEINDLRKFYFSYSKDISENSKLDKAWLKEITGSKITECNDLITGLLEVLSKSVLLNDLGDDEIVLSLAKDRTRRSLERKNWYAINYFNNEYKDLASFWSQFGDNFKVEFGKVFNEGFASSVDSKNRKNGESKAVNELSFRVIRRKKGGDDLIDSWELKWIFNPYGFESSKYLDFAKISDRKGFFHKYDLSLDPLFIKRAESTPTITNIHMFLAVSTSMKKGAVVKKSDKETDVFEKLLEDLKNHNHLSHDGHTQVMESFSDFFKCWKNTADLFYLNPLCSVDDELEVKLRSLIELIYSLSSSKEINNALVYELLSAHTINVTENANYCIYLPWSPYSLLMQSQRNLMLKNISSQFANKSLSIANKSDGVLAKLFRELFDNNGKSLFLKKLDDNSYSDLVSTNSKSGYYEFGKLSTSKNAINDSEIKSVINATAIKFLETYPNERHHLQILCIGLTSYEHLLSVYDELLKISDNHEEKLSISLVFNCSNRKALDSVYQTICESFDTNRVDSNITIRIVNDIDEVEDGEIDLIYNFDPLFAHNKVAEVAPQYIQREFDALSWEYCASRKVPSDPIARKTQFSMNNHVNDSKGQLFLSTFLKVNNRHESTSFCREVSQVGLKDEISKGLSKCNWLIIYDYLLSKETLNACSENDPVDSSDNSRRVLRYIQGEGSKRSLAIITDKETQYITKNLNSDMRDWQLVHPEKVEDLVDKIFSMSNSFSSDTLLRSVGNGKFSHDLVGTAGAAWLLESIYDKDSKISDIFWVHLDDYLSWFKSSIEDDAFKSIGRTVNYISDLLGVYIYQNESGVTTINLIVSESKLTNGSTEQSVKSCKQVKSTVDLISSMLRSYEDIDFEYWLNKFYEFIVGHFKFDPSKFEFYDLIALDKKAVNINVSGLSVVFHYDNAQVGTSSDVVFDTDYLCQLKLSSADTKQVFQSLVDESPLRLFDRFNFSKLSLNKSINTDSLIDNNDTSSTESERLPENSSATLSEVEENVSNVDSPEPTTVEYTKALEKGDKRLSGEKSSLEIINHCIGYLETNIDEIEKNEIDINSIKANIRKIFGHANLPSNFSESLVTPNSIVIKLHGDVNLSPSKVLKLKDNFLSVVGLSLRRVYPDKGVMVLVFDRDKRATVYFGKLLNNSLEERKATIEQDFNNKIMLGQDEFSESSVFFKLDGASPHALIGGQTKSGKSILMNNMIIDLLMTNSPDNLKLRLFDPKQVEFAAYSKAPHLAHPVVLNKEEAVERLKELESLMNERYTHLMTLNVKDFEAYNRKYPSERMSREVVFFDELADWILDNAFKAEAKDIIVRLSSKGRAAGIHLVLATQRPSADVVFPLLRANLDTKIALKVDRDQNSEIILGESGAESLLGYGHGIVKTEGETYSIQVGFTDTQVFDGLVEKVVEYWS; this comes from the coding sequence ATGAGATCTCTTGCAAAATATTTTTATGAGATTGTTAAAAAAGAATATCGAGATTGGTGTGAATCAAATAAAGGAAGTGGAATACCTGGTCGCTTTGTTTTAAAAGAATTTGATGCAAATTTGGTTGAAGAAATTATCAATAATATTAATTCTAATCATGATTTTCCAATCAAGCCTTTAGGTTCAGATGATGGTTTTATCGTTGTCGTTGAAAAACATGAGCAGTATCAAAATGTTGAAATTGATAAGCATAGTTTTTCGGAAATGGCTCATGAAAGAAATAGAGAAGGGAATTTCTTTTGCTTAATGTTGATGGCAGAAATTAAGCCTACAATGGAGCAAGTTCGAGGCATTGATCAAAGTACGGTATTTGAGCAAACCGAAATAACAAAGTGGGTCGAATTGGCGAAGCGCCAACATACTGAGCAAGCTTTCTTTATTGATGAATATGTAGCTGAACTTTCTAAGTTTGTCTCTGAGTTAACCAACTCTAAATGGAATGCCAGACCTTTTATTGAAATAGACAAGATTAATGCCTTTATTGATGGGGTAATTGAAGAAACTATTAGAGATGGAAAGTTTTATTATGCTCTAGGTAAGAGTTGTGTTCACTTAGGCGGTATAAATAGGCTTGAAGAGTTCTTACCTCTTAAAAACTCGGGCGGTTCATATCGTCGAATATTTAGGTCAATCGTAACTAAAACGTTGTTCAAAGATATAAATTTTTGGCGAGCAATTAATAAAGACAAAGAGGTTGAGCTGTCTGAAATAAAAAATAATATCGATACAATTAAGCAATCCGGAAACGACTATGATGAGTTTTGCATAGATATTTTAAAGTATTTTACAGCGTTTTATCAAGAAGACAGAAAATTAACTGTCGCTCAAAAACAAGAGTTACAAAAACTTTACGATTGCTCTTTTCCATATCCTTCAGTATTACAGGTAAAAAGCGCAAAGCCGAAATTTTTATTAGGTGCAGAAACTCAAGTATTCTTAGCTGACAACGATATTGATTTGGAAGAAGAATACATTGAATTACTTGGATTAGTAGATAACTCACCGTCTCAGAAACCAGAAATTAACGATCTTAGAAAGTTTTACTTTAGCTATTCCAAGGACATTTCTGAAAACTCAAAGCTAGATAAAGCGTGGCTGAAAGAAATCACGGGATCTAAAATTACTGAATGTAATGATTTGATAACTGGACTATTAGAGGTTTTATCAAAGTCTGTTTTACTAAATGACTTAGGTGATGATGAAATAGTTCTCAGCCTAGCAAAAGATAGGACAAGAAGAAGTTTAGAGCGGAAGAACTGGTATGCAATCAATTACTTTAATAATGAATATAAAGATCTAGCGTCCTTTTGGTCTCAGTTCGGAGATAATTTTAAAGTTGAATTTGGCAAAGTCTTCAATGAAGGTTTTGCTTCATCAGTCGACTCAAAAAATCGAAAAAACGGTGAGTCCAAAGCTGTAAATGAGCTTTCATTTAGAGTTATTAGGCGTAAGAAAGGCGGTGATGACCTTATTGATAGTTGGGAACTAAAATGGATTTTTAATCCTTATGGATTTGAATCATCTAAATATTTAGATTTTGCAAAAATCTCAGATAGAAAAGGATTTTTTCATAAATACGACCTATCATTGGATCCACTCTTTATAAAGAGAGCAGAAAGCACTCCAACAATTACAAACATTCATATGTTTTTAGCTGTAAGCACAAGCATGAAGAAAGGTGCAGTTGTTAAGAAATCTGATAAAGAAACAGATGTTTTTGAAAAATTATTGGAAGACTTGAAAAACCATAATCACCTTAGCCATGATGGTCATACTCAAGTGATGGAGTCATTTTCTGACTTTTTCAAATGTTGGAAAAACACAGCAGATTTATTTTACCTTAATCCATTGTGTTCGGTTGATGATGAGCTTGAAGTCAAATTAAGAAGCCTAATTGAGCTTATATATTCCTTAAGTTCAAGCAAAGAAATAAATAATGCTTTAGTATATGAGTTGTTAAGCGCTCATACGATTAACGTTACAGAAAATGCAAATTATTGTATTTACCTTCCGTGGTCTCCGTATAGCCTGTTAATGCAATCTCAAAGAAATCTTATGTTAAAGAATATTAGCTCACAGTTCGCTAATAAATCTTTAAGTATTGCGAATAAAAGTGATGGTGTTTTAGCAAAGCTTTTCAGAGAACTTTTTGACAATAATGGTAAAAGCTTGTTTCTTAAGAAACTCGATGATAACAGCTATTCTGACTTGGTCTCAACAAATTCAAAATCTGGATACTACGAGTTTGGAAAATTAAGTACTTCAAAAAATGCAATAAACGACTCTGAAATAAAATCAGTTATTAATGCAACGGCTATAAAGTTTTTAGAAACATACCCTAATGAACGCCACCACCTGCAGATATTGTGTATAGGGCTCACTTCTTATGAACATTTACTTTCAGTATATGATGAGTTGTTAAAAATATCGGACAATCACGAAGAGAAATTATCAATATCGTTAGTGTTTAATTGTAGTAATCGGAAAGCTTTAGATAGCGTTTATCAAACTATTTGTGAGAGCTTCGATACTAACCGAGTTGACTCTAATATTACGATTCGGATCGTTAATGATATTGATGAGGTAGAAGATGGAGAGATAGATCTTATCTATAATTTTGATCCATTATTTGCTCATAATAAAGTTGCAGAGGTTGCTCCTCAGTATATTCAAAGAGAGTTTGATGCATTGAGCTGGGAGTATTGTGCATCAAGAAAAGTACCTTCTGATCCTATTGCTAGAAAAACACAGTTTTCGATGAATAACCATGTTAATGATAGTAAAGGGCAACTTTTTCTGTCTACATTTTTAAAAGTAAATAACCGACATGAGTCAACTTCTTTTTGTAGAGAAGTTAGTCAAGTAGGCTTGAAAGATGAAATATCGAAAGGATTAAGTAAGTGTAATTGGCTTATTATTTATGACTATTTATTAAGTAAAGAAACGCTAAATGCATGTAGTGAAAATGATCCGGTAGATAGCTCAGATAATAGCCGAAGAGTTTTGAGATATATTCAAGGTGAAGGTAGCAAACGTTCTTTAGCTATTATTACAGATAAAGAAACGCAATATATTACTAAGAATTTAAACTCTGATATGCGCGATTGGCAACTGGTTCACCCTGAAAAAGTCGAGGATTTAGTTGATAAAATATTCTCTATGTCAAACTCATTCAGCAGTGATACGTTGCTAAGATCTGTAGGTAACGGTAAGTTTTCTCATGACCTTGTAGGGACTGCGGGAGCTGCTTGGCTTCTTGAGAGCATTTATGACAAAGACTCAAAAATTTCAGATATCTTTTGGGTTCACTTAGATGATTATTTAAGCTGGTTTAAATCTTCTATCGAAGATGATGCATTTAAGTCGATTGGCCGAACCGTAAATTATATTTCTGATTTATTGGGGGTTTATATATATCAAAATGAATCGGGTGTTACTACAATCAACTTGATTGTCAGTGAGTCAAAATTAACAAACGGCTCAACAGAACAGTCCGTTAAATCTTGCAAACAAGTTAAGTCAACTGTTGATCTAATATCATCAATGTTGCGCTCATACGAAGACATTGACTTTGAATATTGGCTGAATAAATTCTACGAGTTTATCGTTGGACATTTTAAATTCGATCCTAGTAAGTTTGAGTTCTATGACCTTATCGCATTAGATAAAAAAGCAGTGAATATCAATGTTTCAGGGTTATCAGTGGTGTTTCATTACGATAACGCTCAAGTTGGTACGTCTTCAGATGTTGTTTTTGACACTGATTATTTATGCCAACTGAAATTAAGTTCAGCAGACACAAAGCAAGTATTTCAGTCGCTAGTAGATGAAAGTCCATTAAGGTTATTTGATAGATTTAACTTCTCAAAACTATCGTTAAATAAATCGATTAATACAGATTCACTTATCGATAATAATGATACAAGCTCCACTGAAAGTGAAAGATTACCCGAAAATTCGTCAGCTACTTTAAGTGAAGTAGAAGAAAATGTCTCAAATGTTGATAGTCCTGAACCTACTACGGTAGAATATACAAAAGCTCTAGAAAAGGGTGATAAAAGGCTAAGCGGAGAAAAGTCTTCACTGGAAATAATTAATCACTGTATTGGTTACTTAGAGACGAATATAGATGAAATCGAAAAAAATGAGATCGATATCAATTCAATAAAAGCCAATATTCGTAAGATTTTTGGGCACGCAAATCTCCCTTCCAACTTCTCAGAAAGCTTAGTAACTCCAAATTCGATAGTAATTAAGTTGCACGGTGATGTGAATTTAAGCCCTAGTAAAGTTCTCAAACTTAAAGATAACTTTCTCTCGGTCGTGGGATTGTCACTACGTCGTGTATATCCCGATAAAGGCGTGATGGTACTGGTTTTTGATCGTGATAAGCGAGCTACAGTCTATTTTGGTAAGTTACTAAATAATAGTTTAGAAGAACGTAAGGCTACCATAGAGCAAGATTTCAATAATAAGATCATGCTCGGTCAGGATGAATTTAGTGAAAGTAGCGTTTTCTTTAAATTAGATGGTGCAAGCCCTCATGCCTTAATTGGTGGTCAAACGAAATCTGGTAAATCTATTTTGATGAATAATATGATAATCGACTTATTGATGACCAATTCTCCAGATAATTTGAAATTAAGGTTGTTTGACCCTAAGCAAGTTGAGTTTGCGGCATACTCTAAAGCGCCTCATTTAGCTCATCCAGTTGTGCTAAATAAAGAGGAAGCTGTTGAAAGATTAAAAGAGCTCGAGAGTTTGATGAATGAGCGTTATACGCATCTCATGACTTTGAATGTTAAAGACTTTGAGGCATACAATCGTAAGTACCCTAGTGAGCGAATGTCTAGAGAAGTGGTCTTTTTTGATGAGCTTGCAGATTGGATATTAGATAACGCGTTTAAGGCGGAAGCTAAAGATATTATTGTTCGACTTTCTTCAAAAGGCCGTGCTGCTGGAATACATTTGGTTTTGGCAACACAACGGCCTAGTGCTGATGTGGTCTTCCCACTCTTACGGGCAAATTTAGACACCAAAATTGCCTTAAAGGTTGATAGAGATCAGAACTCTGAAATCATTCTAGGGGAATCTGGGGCAGAAAGTCTGTTGGGATACGGACATGGAATTGTTAAGACTGAGGGAGAAACATACTCGATTCAAGTTGGTTTCACTGATACGCAGGTATTTGATGGGCTGGTTGAAAAAGTAGTCGAATATTGGTCATAA
- a CDS encoding 1-acylglycerol-3-phosphate O-acyltransferase, which produces MLTVLRLILATVFVVTTTLSALVFCLFSPKNPKHVYFFCRWFNQLQKILGLTIIQRGLENAPTPKNSVYISNHQSVFDFVTDPGMLRPRTVSLGKRDLLWIPFFGVLYWITGNILINREDKSKARDTIKQVAEAIHQRDLSVWVYPEGTRSKGRGLLPFKTGAFRMAIEAGVPITPMCTSTTHNKIDLNRANNGIVITEMLAPIDVSGYQLSDARELADHCHAVMAEKIAQLDAEVARLEAEASPKIDTRKSSTQ; this is translated from the coding sequence GTGCTTACTGTTCTTCGTCTTATTTTGGCTACGGTGTTTGTGGTTACCACGACACTGAGTGCGCTTGTTTTCTGTCTGTTTAGCCCTAAAAACCCTAAGCATGTGTATTTCTTCTGTCGCTGGTTCAATCAACTGCAAAAGATCCTTGGCCTTACAATTATTCAGCGCGGGCTAGAGAACGCGCCAACGCCGAAAAACAGCGTGTACATTTCGAATCACCAGAGTGTGTTTGATTTTGTCACCGATCCGGGAATGCTAAGGCCGCGCACCGTATCACTGGGTAAACGCGATCTACTGTGGATTCCATTCTTTGGTGTTTTGTATTGGATCACGGGTAACATTTTGATCAATCGTGAAGACAAGTCCAAAGCCAGAGATACGATTAAGCAAGTGGCTGAGGCGATTCACCAAAGAGACCTATCGGTATGGGTTTACCCAGAAGGTACTCGTAGCAAAGGCCGTGGGCTCTTGCCTTTTAAAACCGGTGCGTTCCGAATGGCAATTGAAGCAGGTGTGCCTATTACCCCAATGTGTACCAGTACCACTCACAACAAGATTGATTTGAATCGCGCCAACAACGGTATAGTGATCACTGAAATGCTCGCACCTATTGATGTATCGGGCTACCAACTGAGTGATGCCAGAGAGCTTGCCGATCATTGCCACGCTGTAATGGCGGAAAAAATCGCCCAGCTTGATGCAGAAGTCGCGCGCTTAGAGGCTGAAGCCAGTCCAAAGATCGATACACGTAAAAGTTCGACTCAATAA
- a CDS encoding DUF4007 family protein: MNKYTARFSGHQTFPLRYGWLYKFYQTSQLEGFDTLSTDELMVEWGVGKNMVDGIKYWAGRVGIYDQTDGHKVSDEYFHIDQQDEHLENISSLWLIHWLLCRDVSELTAYRIFFNFYNGQKVDKESLLVFIKELFATKQFESDTKKKSILQLPADNSLTKDISTFFLTYAKSKTSKVSEDSFSSPLSELGLLKQLDRQKFLCELEPRNSLSDQVFTFALIDYFSMLSGKGGATTMSFDSFLLEPGSPARVFRMAQTEVENRLEQASKLTSGSIGWTDTQGLRQIQIKDIAVLKNKNTFLAKIYK; the protein is encoded by the coding sequence TTGAATAAATATACAGCACGATTTTCTGGACACCAAACTTTTCCACTTCGTTATGGGTGGCTTTATAAATTTTATCAGACTAGTCAGCTTGAAGGCTTCGATACACTTTCTACTGATGAGTTAATGGTTGAGTGGGGTGTAGGCAAGAATATGGTCGATGGAATAAAATATTGGGCCGGACGTGTAGGTATCTATGATCAGACAGATGGCCATAAGGTCAGCGATGAGTACTTTCACATCGATCAACAAGATGAACACTTAGAAAACATAAGCTCATTGTGGCTTATTCATTGGCTTCTATGCAGAGACGTATCCGAACTGACAGCTTATCGTATATTTTTTAATTTTTATAATGGACAAAAGGTTGATAAAGAGTCACTTCTAGTGTTCATAAAAGAGTTGTTTGCAACAAAACAGTTTGAATCAGATACCAAGAAAAAGAGCATATTACAATTACCTGCAGACAATAGTTTAACGAAAGACATCAGCACCTTCTTTTTGACTTATGCAAAAAGTAAAACAAGTAAAGTTTCGGAAGATAGTTTCTCTTCTCCGTTAAGTGAATTAGGGCTGTTGAAGCAACTTGATAGGCAGAAGTTTTTGTGTGAGTTGGAGCCAAGGAACAGTTTAAGCGATCAAGTTTTCACATTTGCTTTAATTGATTACTTTTCGATGTTATCGGGTAAAGGCGGCGCTACAACGATGTCATTTGACTCATTCTTACTTGAGCCTGGTAGCCCAGCCCGCGTTTTCCGCATGGCTCAGACAGAGGTAGAAAATAGATTAGAACAAGCTTCAAAGCTGACATCTGGGTCAATCGGTTGGACGGATACTCAAGGCCTTCGTCAAATACAAATCAAAGATATCGCTGTATTAAAAAACAAAAATACCTTTCTCGCTAAGATTTATAAGTAG